From Endozoicomonas sp. 8E, the proteins below share one genomic window:
- a CDS encoding flavin prenyltransferase UbiX has product MQQRQKKVNTLAERITLAITGASGAQYGLRLMQCLVASGAEVFCMISRAAKVVIETETSLHLPDGDREAEAALIDYCKARAGQIKLLGHEEWMSPVASGSGAASKMVVCPCSSGTLSSIAYGASNNLIERAADVALKERRKLVLVPREAPYSEIHLENMLKLTRMGAVILPASPGFYNKPETMEDLVDFVVARILSQLDIEQTLMPGWGESYIN; this is encoded by the coding sequence ATGCAGCAGCGTCAAAAAAAGGTTAATACATTGGCTGAGAGAATTACTCTTGCTATTACCGGGGCTTCCGGGGCCCAGTACGGACTCAGGTTGATGCAGTGTCTTGTTGCTTCTGGGGCAGAGGTTTTTTGCATGATTTCAAGAGCCGCAAAAGTGGTAATTGAAACTGAAACCTCTCTTCATCTGCCTGACGGCGACCGGGAAGCAGAGGCTGCCTTGATTGATTACTGCAAAGCCAGAGCCGGTCAGATCAAATTATTGGGCCATGAAGAATGGATGTCGCCCGTAGCCTCTGGCAGTGGTGCTGCCAGTAAAATGGTGGTCTGCCCCTGCAGCTCGGGCACATTGTCGTCTATAGCCTATGGAGCCAGTAATAATCTGATTGAGAGAGCAGCGGATGTGGCTTTAAAAGAGCGCAGAAAGCTGGTTCTGGTGCCCAGAGAAGCGCCGTATTCGGAGATTCACCTTGAGAATATGCTCAAGTTGACCCGAATGGGGGCAGTCATTTTGCCTGCCTCACCTGGATTTTATAACAAACCTGAAACCATGGAAGATCTGGTGGATTTTGTGGTGGCCAGGATATTAAGCCAGCTGGACATCGAGCAGACACTGATGCCCGGGTGGGGGGAGTCGTATATTAACTAG
- the mpl gene encoding UDP-N-acetylmuramate:L-alanyl-gamma-D-glutamyl-meso-diaminopimelate ligase — protein MRIHILGICGTFMGSLALLARDIGIRVSGSDEHVYPPMSTQLEAEGIQLMQGYHIEHLDDEPDLVVIGNAMSRGNPIVEHVLNKGLAYTSGPQFFAEHILKDKWVMAAAGTHGKTTTGSMLAWILEYAGMSPGFLIGGIPANFGISARMGKTPFFVVEADEYDTAFFDKRSKFVHYHPRTAILNNLEFDHADIFENLAAIQKQFHHLVRTIPGDGRIISPANCEALNRVLEMGCWSQQEQLGVEWTTHLIEADGSVFDVIYQGKVVGQVNWSQTGDHNVANGLAAIAAARHVGVLPALACEALSLFKGVKRRMELLADIEGIKVYDDFAHHPTAIETTLNGLRARHQNDRIRAIIEPRSNTMKMGIHGGALSDCVKNASEVIWFQPTNIEWLQDGFIDKSPVSTRVMSSTEEIIDYLIETSEEGDHLVIMSNGGFEGIHQRLLVKLNNAAASKKG, from the coding sequence ATGCGCATACATATTCTGGGAATCTGCGGTACATTTATGGGAAGCCTCGCCCTTCTGGCCAGGGATATTGGTATCAGGGTCAGTGGTTCCGATGAACATGTCTATCCCCCCATGAGCACACAGCTGGAAGCTGAGGGTATTCAGCTGATGCAGGGCTACCATATCGAACACCTGGACGATGAGCCTGATCTGGTCGTGATAGGGAATGCCATGAGCCGGGGGAACCCGATTGTGGAGCACGTCTTGAACAAGGGGCTTGCTTATACCTCGGGTCCCCAGTTTTTTGCCGAGCACATTCTGAAAGACAAATGGGTGATGGCAGCCGCTGGTACTCACGGCAAAACCACAACCGGCAGCATGTTGGCCTGGATTCTGGAATATGCAGGCATGTCGCCGGGTTTTCTGATTGGTGGCATCCCGGCTAACTTTGGTATTTCGGCAAGAATGGGGAAGACCCCGTTTTTTGTGGTCGAAGCGGATGAGTACGATACGGCCTTCTTCGATAAACGTTCCAAGTTTGTCCACTATCATCCCCGCACAGCCATTCTGAATAACCTTGAATTTGATCACGCTGATATCTTCGAAAACCTTGCCGCAATCCAGAAGCAGTTTCACCATCTGGTCAGAACGATACCGGGTGATGGCCGAATTATATCTCCGGCGAACTGCGAAGCCCTGAACCGGGTTCTGGAGATGGGTTGCTGGTCGCAACAGGAGCAGTTGGGAGTTGAGTGGACGACCCACCTGATTGAAGCGGATGGCAGTGTTTTTGATGTCATCTATCAGGGCAAGGTGGTTGGCCAGGTCAACTGGTCGCAGACAGGTGATCATAACGTTGCCAACGGTCTGGCGGCTATAGCCGCTGCCCGGCACGTTGGGGTATTGCCTGCTCTGGCTTGTGAAGCTCTAAGCCTCTTCAAGGGGGTCAAACGCAGAATGGAATTGCTGGCTGATATAGAAGGCATCAAAGTGTATGATGACTTCGCCCATCACCCTACGGCGATTGAAACCACTTTGAATGGCTTACGTGCCCGGCATCAGAATGACCGTATTCGGGCGATAATCGAGCCACGCTCCAATACCATGAAAATGGGCATTCATGGCGGTGCCTTGTCGGACTGTGTCAAGAATGCGTCTGAAGTCATCTGGTTTCAGCCCACAAATATCGAGTGGTTGCAGGATGGGTTTATTGATAAAAGTCCTGTATCTACCCGTGTAATGTCGTCTACTGAAGAGATCATCGACTACCTGATTGAAACTTCTGAGGAGGGTGATCATCTGGTCATCATGAGTAATGGTGGCTTTGAGGGAATTCATCAGCGTCTGCTGGTGAAACTTAATAATGCAGCAGCGTCAAAAAAAGGTTAA